Part of the Aptenodytes patagonicus chromosome 2, bAptPat1.pri.cur, whole genome shotgun sequence genome, CTCATCTGCCTCGCTGTGACTAGACGTAGACATGACTCACCCGTGAGCTTTGGCTTTGAAAATATGAGTTTTGCTTTAACCTTGTGTTTTCCTGTGGTAGTGATGCTTAGAAACAACATTTTGGATTCAATCCCATCCCAGAACAAAGGGAGGAATTTCAGCACAGATGAGGGGCCCAATCCTGTTACCCAGGCATGGGCAGCCAATGCCATTTTTCTTGAAACACCCAGGAAACTGGCACAGAGCTGGGACACATCACACTGCTGGAAACCCCAGCTGGGGGCCAGCTGAGGTTGTGGAGGATCCTCCGCCAGCACAAGGTGTTTGACTGATCCCAGCCCTGGGGATGGATTTAGGCTCGTCATCACAGATACCTACATGGGAGTATTAAAAATGGACACCTACATGTGATTGAGACAGCTGAGCACCTATGGAGACCTAGCAGTGCCTGGAAGACTGTTCACCTGCCCAAATATAGGTGGTACTTACTGGTGACCTGAATAACTTGGCAGACTTGGTTGTATTGACTAGACCTCACTGGCTGCAAAAGGAGCTCAGACACCTTGTTCATGTGCAGGTGTCTGCAGTTAGGGACCCCATCAAGGTGTCTGCCCTGGAGAGCTAAGTGCCACCCTGGGACCTGCCACCCTGGGACCCTGGTTTCCAGCTTGCTGCACTCACTTCAGCAACCCGCTCCAGTCCTCCCACCCGTAACACTGAGTTTCCTCAGGCCACCTGCTTGAGAAGTTCTGTGCTAAGGGGTTCAGAGAGCTGAGATCCTTACACAAAAGGCCACGACCTGATATTTTCTATATGAAATATCAAGCAGCATCATAAAGATAAACTGCTGCAAGAGTGAACTTCAGTAGCTACTCGGCAGAGGTAGCTGGGCTCTCCCTGCCCACCTTGGGGCAGCCCTGGGCGCAGGGGTCCCGGTGCATCAGCATCTCCCACCAGACTGCAACGGGGCAACACTCCCCAGATCTCTCCATAAGGTGGAGTCACAGTCCGTCCCACCGGGGTCCCTGGAagcccttctctctccctttttctccatgAAACTACAGTGACAGTGCATTACCTAGCACGAGGCGTTGCAGACTGTTTACGGTCTTCTAGAGTTCCCAGGCACTTTAGGACAGGGTTCTGCCGCTGTTTCCAAATGGACAGCCAGGACTTTTATAAGTGAACTTTCCTCTCTGTGTCTATTTATTATGTGCAAACATTTGCCAGAAAAACACCACTGGGGCATGCTCAGTACCGGCCAGGTCATTGCAAAAGGCAACGGCGGCGTCACATGTGATAACAGCGAGAAGCCCATGTGCGCCTATTCTTAGCGCTGGAATGTATACAATGCCCCACCGCCTCGCCGCTCCTGCGCACAGCTCCTGAAAGCGGCAAAAGTGACTTCAGAATAAACACGTCCAGAAATCACCCTCTATGAATCACTTACCTACTGAAAGAAACGTCCTGTGGGTTTATAGGTTTTTATCCAGGCTCTAGCTATGGAAAATCTCAGCAGAGAATAAACGACAGAGAGTAAGTGCATGCAGTGAAGGACAACAGAAGGTAAACGTTTCTACCCTACCGTTTCACTGCAGGTTGAGCAGTTAGCCATGACAATAGATACTCATCATATTGTTCTGCCTGGCACTTAATTTAGTCATTGTGTGTCTGATTAACATAAAAACCCCCACAGCTAAGCAGAGTTAATAAATAACCGTTTTAATGCAGATTCCCAGTCTCTAGGGTTTCGTTTGCCCTGCTGCAGAGTTCAGCTCTGCCAGATTTACATTCTTTGGGAGTGACTAACTCTAGGGGAAAGAGGCGCAAGCTACTAAATTGCTAATACTTTAAAATAGTGAATAAATGTCTAAGCACATTTATTCAACATGATTAAAACGAACAAACCAATTGCTTCAGCTGTCCAGCTTTCATCCCAAATCAGTGAGATAACTTCAGTGCTTTTGCTTCTTGCCAGGGACACAGGCAGTGCTGACCTCAGAACTGCAACTTATCTGATAACTTTATGAAAATTTTAAAGGGTCTTAGCGACCTTTTAGcttctttattattttcccaCTGTGCTTAACCCATGTTCCATTTTTATGCATAACAGTGAACAGATATTTAGAGCAACATCAAAGTCCCGATTTGTTCCCTTGGAGCTGGATATTTCAATAAAAGCTGCTAagtatctgtttttttctgccaagTCCAGAATTCATCTCTCTCCTATTTTGCTATGGAGGAGGGATCCACTGAGGAGTTTCTCTTCAAAGACCAGGACTTCTCTTCTGAACTGCTGAGGCAGCTGAATGCTCTGCGGCAGAGCGGGATGCTTACTGATGTTACTCTCTGCTCTGGGGGCTTCGAAATCCCCTGCCACCGAAATGTGCTGGCTTCCAGCAGTCCATACTTCAAGGCAATGTTCTGTAATGACTTCAGAGAGAGTCGCCAGGCTAAAGTCATCCTGAAGGGCATCGACGCTGAGGTTTTGGATCAGATTATCCTTTACGTTTACACAGGGGAGATTCTTATATCCACTGAGAATGTCCTGTGCCTCTTGGAGACGGCCTCCATGCTGCAGTATGCTAAGCTGTTTGAGGCCTGCTCTGCCTACCTCCAAGACAAGCTGACTCCTGACAACTGTCTGAGCATGATCAGACTGGCAAAAGTCTTGAACTGCCAAAACCTGAGCAAGAAAGCCAAGGCTATGGCTTTGAAATGCTTTCCTGAGGTGGCCTCTTCTGAGGACCTGAAGGACCTTTGTCCCTTGGAGCTCATTGATTACCTTGGGGATGATGAGCTCtgcggggaggaggagcaggtctTTGAGACACTGATGGTCTGGATCAGGCATGACATCCAGGCAAGACAAGGCTACATCCAAGAGTTGTTCAAGAAGGTCCGGCTTCAGTACGTCCATCCAACTTTCCTCTTCCACTTCATTGCCAATGACTCCCTCGTTCAGTCCTCACCCACTTGCAGGAGCATCCTTGAGTCAGCCCGGAGACATATGTTTTCCTTGTACAGCACCAACGCGCCTGACATCAAGCCCATGCTGCATGTTCCTCGCAGGTACTCCAACCAAGAGTTCCTCATCATCATTGGTGGCAGGAAGGACAGCCAGCAGACCACGAGGGATGTCCTGCTCTATGATGACAAGACAAACCAATGGCTAAGCCTGGCCAAACTTCCCGTGCGCCTGTACAAAGCTTCTGCAGTGAGCCTACACAGCAATATTTATGTGCTCGGAGGGATGCCTGTTAGCAATAAGAAAAGCCCGGTCAGTGATAATATTTACATTTACTCCCTCAAACTCAATCAGTGGAGGTTGGCTGAGCACATGTTAGTTCCACGTTACTCCCACAGAAGCTTGacatataaaaattatattttatcatTCGGTGGAATTGGTGAAAACCAGGAAATCCTGAATTCTGTGGAAAGATACGATAGCATCTACAACACCTGTGAGAGCATGGCAAACATGCCTGTTgctgtccttcaccctgctgttGCTGCCAAAGATCAGAGGGTCTACCTCTTTGGGGGAGAAGACATTATGCAAAACCCTGTCCGGCTGATCCAGGTAATGGTTAGTCCTGCTTGTCATAGGCCGTTTCATCTAAGGTATTCAGCAGTTCATCACCCTCATGAGGAAATCAACCCCCCAAAAACCTTTATTGTGAGTTGCAGCAAGAGGCAGGATGAGTTGACATGTGGCTTCAGAGAAGTCTTGTCTGCAGGGAGCATTGCAActctttcattttcccctttGAGTGTTTTTCAGGCACAAGCCCCGAGGTACTTCTTTGGGTGTCAATCAGCTCTGCCACTGGTAGGCActggggccagggctgctgcaggtgaTGCTATGGCAGGCAGCGGCCGACCCCCCTGCCTGGCTTCATGCCTGTAGCCAATCTCACCGAAATCAGCGCTTTCCACTTGGCAGCCAAGCTGGGGTCTCAGCGGCGCACCTGCTCACTCACAGCAAAATCAAAGATTCACAATCATTAGAGTGATTAGATTCTCACTCATCAAAGGGCCAGGACTTAAACTGACAGTTATTTCATATAAACAGTTGTGTTAAAAATGTGGCTCCTGCCACATGTTGCTGGCTCTCTGCCTGCTTTCAGCGGTTACACTctattaggaggaaaaaatgtatgaAATCCTTTCTTATCTGATTTGATGCTTTAGCAACATTGTAGTGTTACTTTCCCCATGAGTGTTTTTCACTGGTTTAGGTGTTTTAACTAAAAAGGATCATTAAAGGCTAAGATGGCAGCCAGCACATGAGCAATACTTCTTTACGGGGATAACGCTACTTGATTATCAGGAGGAAGGAAATATATTTATCAGTTAGTGGGGAGATGTCCTGGAGATATTTGCTATATTAAGAAGCGGATGATGTGACATAAAAGTTTGCGTCGCCCAGATACAGGTGACTGAATGATCATCATCTGGCAACAGCTCTTTTTCTCACATAAATTGATGACTTAGATACTACTCTAAGTCCCATCAACAAGTCCCTTTGCAAATCTGAGTGCATACCAGCCACCAGCACAAATATAGCAGCTGGGCAAACACGGTGGCTGCCAGCAGAGCTAGGTGAAGTTGAGGTTTGTTTGCCCAGGAAATTGCTAAGGCTAAGGCAGGAATACACAGAATaactggaaaatgaaattaaatggcTTGCACTTTAGGAGAGCATTATCCAGGAGTTACAGTGATTTAATGGCCATGCAAAGATTGACAGCCAAGAAGCTTGCATATGACAGATACACTCTGCCCTAGTGCATGTGCTAGCATCTCCTGAGCAGACAAGCCTGGAGAACTAGAACGGTTTCCAAGGGGacatattaggaaaaaaagtggGTAAATTCTCAGATTTCCAGCAGTTCAAGCCAGAGGATTGTATTTATtaggacaaaataaaaaacataagtTCCTCTGTAATTACAATTGCCAGTTAAAATGCAACATAAATAGCTGCGTgtgtatcttttatttatttgtcagGTTTACCATGTCTCCAGGAATACGTGGTTTCGGATGGAGACCAGAGTGGTGAAGAATGTCTGTGCACCAGCTGTCATGATCGGAGACCAGATTATCATCGTAGGTGGTAAGGGCTCTGTTTCACCCTCCCTCCCGcctctccctgccagctcctgtgGGATTTCGCAGCCTTCCTTCTTGGGGTTCTCCCTCAAAAAGCACAGGTAGCGTGGGAAGGAAAGGAGTGTGTCCACCTTCCATACACATCTTTCATGGGGTCTCATGGCCATGGAATTGGGGACAAGTTCTCCACGAGGCACCTTCTTACTCCAAGCAGCAGGACCTGGGTGGGAGGAAACTGGGGAAAAGCCAATGCAAGTTACCGCTCTGCAGAAGGGAGGAAGCCAAGGGCGTGGgggtcctgctcctcctctgctgacTCACAGCCTGGCCCTCCCTGACTGCTCTTCTTGGAAGGGTGGAGAGCGTGGTTACCACAAGGCCATGGGCAGCTTGTTGGGATGGGTGGGCTACAGGGCTATGAGGGATCGATCAGTCTTGTAGCTGCCTCCTGGGGGTAATTGTGAAATGTCCTGAGAGGGGCGTGAAACACTCGGAGAGGGGAAACTTCTCAGTGCCTTTTTCAACCTGAGGATCAGCCTCTGCCCGTGGCACTTTGATGGATCACGTCATTGGTAGTTTGGCACTCTACAGTCTTTAATGCAACTCCCCTGACCACAGGCTGGCACGAAGAAGTATGTATTAGATTATTTAAGGGAAAATGAGACATAGGGAAGATTTAGCAGAGCAGAGGACTGAACCCAAATCACACAGGTCTCAGACATGGTGTCATCTCTCAGCAGGAGGCCACTGCTACCCTTTGCAGTGAGAATAGGGGAGACCTGAGTCAAAAGGTCCAAGACTATCAGGCTCCAGTGTGGCAGATTACCCTGACCTCAGACCACAGCGcccaaaatacagtattttcaacTTTCTTATCTTCAAATGCATTAATCTGAAGGGCCTGTATTGACCcaagtctgctgctgctgagcttaagttctcaatttattttttatttatctaacaaaagcaacagaaattcaTGTTAATTTTAAACATCTTTCATTTTGCTTGAAAGTAAAGAGATTCACCATGGTCAGGTTTTATTTATCAGCTTTCATGCCAAAACATTGACCAAACACTCTTAGTTTATCAACAACagtaaaacccacaaaaataacattttctcttaaaaatagctttcatcACATTTCAGGTCCTCTTCACATGACTGGTCACGTCATAACAAAGGGGAGTGGGTTGGCCTAAGCAAGACAGGCCTTGATTTTTGTTAGGGAAAGTGGCTTCAGGGTGTGCAAAACATGGCCCAAAGCAGTTTGTTTGCCATGGGCACTCTTGATTATCTACAGGAATACATGGGCAAGGTACTGCTGGGTACCAAGCTTCCACACCTCCATTGCTTCAGGGCAATGGCCCTGGCACCAGCCCTTACCTCTCAGCAGATGCGAGGTTACATCACCCCTCAGTGGAAGAGCTGTCCATTGGGTCACTGACATGGTGACCAGCACAGACACGGTGCCAAGGGCTTTGGGAGGGGAGCGAGCACTGATGGCACTGTGCTGTTGAGTACCCAGCTCCATTCAGTAGACAACTACAACTCCAACCCAACAAGGCATTGTTGCTCCTGTCCCATGTGCCATTGGTTTCTGTATTTCCGAGTTAAGCTCTAGAAGTCTGTTGGGTGAAAAGAAATACTTTGGGACATTTGAAGGCACGTGCAGAAAACTGCAAGCTCCAACTGTGACAGGTTGCTTGCCTGATCCGATGGGTTTTATGGTGCTCGTCGAGCCTTGGCTGCCAAGGTGCTATGAGACAGGATGAGGACAAACAGGAAGGGGAGATAGACAGACAGGCATTCTTGTGACACATCATCACTTCCCAGCTTAGATATCTTAATTCTGCCAAATTATGTACCAGTATAATAGGTTTTATTGAAGACTAGCAGGAAATATATTATCACTCCTTCTGCTGGCCATAAGCTCTAATTCCCATCTGTCTCTTCCACCTCTGGCTTTGCATTTAGGGTACACCCGGAGAATAATTGCTTATGATACAAAAGGCAACAAGTTTGTTAAATGTGCAGACATGAAGGACAGACGAATGCATCATGGCGCCACTGTCATCAAGAACAAGCTGTATGTCACAGGAGGACGATGTCTCACCGCGGACAATGTCATTGAGGACTTGGATTCCTTGGACTGCTATGATCCAGAGACTGACACATGGACACCAAAGGGAAAAATGCCACACAAACTCTTTGACCATGGGTGCCTTACACTCCAGTGTGTCCCCTGCTCTAACCTTCTCTAAACAACCTTTGGTACTTCCCAGGACGTTTTGTGCTTTCCTTCCCAGAAAGGACCCAccttgctctgcagagagcacaTGGGGAATCCTCATGGGGTCCCACAAACTCCTGACCTTGAAGGCACCAGCGGTGTTAGTCATTCCCCAAATGCTCTGCCAGAAAGGTCATGAGCTTTGCGCTCATGCCGTATTTGCCTGACCAGTATTGCATATGGTGCTGGTAAGTCCAGCCCAGAGGCCTTACCCAGAGTCtcagcagaaaacaggaaaaagatacTGGGTAAGAACCTGGTGCAGGTTTTGGCCTTGTACAGACTTTAAAATGAAAGGTCAATAGGAATGCTGGTATCTCCAGGGAAAGTAAGATCTGGGTAACCTGCATTTGTTAGCATGCGAACTCAGCTGCATGCCGCGGCCCTTTGCTGCTCGGTGCTGACAAAGCTTTCCATTTCGAGTGGTGGCAGCGTTTAGAATAGGAAGCCCCAAGCTCTAGTCTTGtagccagcccagcagcagctgcctgcgtTAGCTATGGTAGTCATCtcataagaaataaaattttaatgttcCTGACATCAAATGAGAAATTAGCAAAAGGCTGATCTGAACTCTCACATTGCGCCAAGATGCAGATTTGACTTTACTGAGCTACGGCTCTTTCACAGTGCAGGGAAGATTTTTGTTCTATATGCCTGCTTTCCGAAGGAGCAGGAGAAGATGGGATGGAAATGAAGATTGTCTGCATCTTCTTTTTCAAGGGATCTTGGTTTGCAGGGAGCTTGCTTTACCTTTTGCATCAGGGATAGCAGTGGGATTAGTTAGGAAGCCCTTTGGCTGATGGAATTCCTGAAATCTGGAATAGCAGAGAGGACACATGGAGGAAAGGGGATGTAAAAGAGAAGAGGTATTTGggaggaacaatttttttttccctttctcctctctccaaaCCACTGGAAAACAGCGATGAGAGAAAGCCAGTGACAGGAAACCAGCTTTCCAAGAAGAGCAAGTCTAACTCTGCCACTTGGCAAAGCAGCTCTGGCTCCACCAATATTTTTGTGGGGTTCTGCCACTAAGTGCATATTTTTAAAGGGAGGGGATTAATCATCAGATACTGAACAGGCTGTGAACTGCTGTGAGGTCATCAGGCTTGGTAAGATTGCTGAGATAGCAAGGAGCTTTAAAGATAGCACTGATGACCATCCAGAGAAAGGATGGCAGAAACAACACCCCTTTTTCCTCATATTTGAAAGAAGGTGGGACTTTTCCAAGGGTACAGGGTGGCATGAGGAAACCACGCTCAACCCTCCTCTTCACAGAAGGCTGCACAGCCACGTGGTCACCACCACGTTGCAGGACACCAACTCCAACTGCTAAGATCCCCTCCCATAAACCTGTATCTGGGAGCAGAAGGGCGACAGAAATAGTTAATGAAGTGGGGGGCTGGAAGGAAGAATCGCATATCAACTGCTGTTTTAACAATGCGAAATAAAATGGTTATTATTGTTTGTATGAGCTTTGTGTTCAGGAGTTCCCATTGTTCTCTCTGCATTGTTGATAAAGGGAATTGTTTTTGTACCAGCGTTTTTTGCCAGGGTTTCCTTCTAAGGATCTGAGTAAACCTGCAAAAAATGAGTGGGAACCCAAAGTCATCTCCCAGCTCAGAAGCCTTTGGCTACGTTTCTCCTCTGTCTTTCAGTCTATATCATCATCTTCTCCCCGTGCAAAGCAGGGCTAAATCACAGCACTTGCCAAATTGGACCGGAGCAGTGATTCATTCTGCTTCCTCGCAGGCCAGCTCCAGCTCTCTGGAGAAAGAAGCCTTGCCATGGCCAATTATGGAAAGTCTGCCCCGGGGAGATGTTTATTCCTAACACTGCAGTGCTGCCTTCCCAAACTCCTTCCTGTTGTGACCCCACTCAGCTCCAAAACTCCAGGAGACATCAGTTGCTGCCATGCATTTTAGCTGACACGGATTCCTGCCAGGCTCGTGACTGTACCCAGatccaaggaaaaaaagctgacttGAGGCCATAACCCCATGTTTGCAAACCATTGCCACAGTCATTGGTTTATGCTTGGAAGCAAACAGACTTTTTAAATTCCCGTATCATATAACTAGCGATTTTCTCAGCATTCATGCAGGGACCAAATAGTACCCTGCACAGCCGTAGCTGGGCAGGAAATGGGAAGTGCAAAGAAGAGGCATGGTCGCAGCAGCGTTGAGCACAGCATCCTTACCCCGGCCCTCGGGGAGCCCTCACGTCACCCCCAAGTCCTTGGAGATGCCAAGGGCTatggccagctctgctctggctgcAAACCTGTGCTCCTTCCCTTCACAAACGCCTCACCTCGTGCCCATAATTCAAGGAAATTGGGTTTGCTGGGCAGTAAATACAAAGCCTGGTTTCTGATAGACTTCTGTCTTGTGGTCAGTTGGCTTTGATGCAAACTCTGACCAAAGCATTTGGGGCCCTTTGCAAAAAGGGTTGAAACCAGAGAACAGTATTGAGCCTTACAGAGGCGGACGAGGGACGTCAGAGCCGCTTAgtcacagggaggcagcagcacacACAGCTTCATGGCAGGGGATATGCAGCCCCGGGGCAGACGCTATGGGGAGAAGGGATGCTGCCTTTCTAATCAGGTGCTGGCCACCATCTGGCCCACCTAGAGTAATACCTAGTACCGTCCTGAGTGCTTTGCAATTGTCATACCCAGTGGTGCTACGGGTGAAAGCACTTCTAGCAAAGGTTGACCAAGGTACCCCTTTCTCCAGCGTCAGGAGGGGACTTTCCTGAGCGGGATCTGCAAGGCCACCGCTACCTGGAATATTTTCTGAGTCACCACAGGCTTTTCCAGAGGTCTCATCATCCTAATATTCGAGCATTTGAGCGCTCGCTTAGATGGGAATCCCCCATGGAAGAGCAGCAGGGTATTTCACAAATACAATGATGGCCCCATGAAGAGATGGGAATTTGTTGTTCTTTATTTAATAACCATGGAAGCCAAGGAAAAGAGGGTTTTAAGAAAGTGTCGTTGACTTGGGGGTCAACTTTTAGAAGGGCTGAGCACCTGCCGCTTTTTTTCAAGTCAGGGAATGCTGTGAAGGCTCATCACCTCCAAGGTCTCATTCCCAGGTGTCCCAAAACAGTCACCATATCATGGAAACCATAGGACCGCATGGCTGAAAGCAGCCTGCTCCATGGGACAGTGAGTTACCCAGTGCTTCATGGCAGGTACTTGTCCAACACATTGAAAATCTCCCATGAAAGACACTCTGCTCCCTCCCTAAGTAACATACTTGAGTTTTTAATAGTATCTATCCTAAGTCTTCTTTGCTGTACCTTCTGCCATTCCCACAGAGATAAAGGGCAATCGATTACCCTTTTTGATACCatatatttttttacatctttaaaGTTTATTAGTATGTTTCAAATTCTGTAGACTAAACAAACCCAGCCCTTTCAATCTTTCATCATAAGTCATGTTTTCTagacctctgatcatttttgttgcTCTCCTCTGGACAATTTCCAGTTTGtctgtagtttattttttatttaagtgcaGAGCCATGGCTCAGCCTCACAGTGCTGAGAAGGGCAATAAACCCCTTCTGCGTCTTACCTACAGCACTCCTGGTCTCGCAGCCCAGAAGGACTTTTGCTTttcgcagcagcagcagattaCTGACTTGGGTTCGGCTGTGCTCGGGATTAAGGAATGCTTGCAAGTTTGGGCAAGGTCACATGGAAAGACTGCAAGATATCCAGGATCTCCCAGGGTTATGCCGTAACTCCATCCTTGCTTTGGCTCACCAGGATCCCAAGCCAGATCCCATTGAAAACAGTAAGTCTCTCCATGGGCTTCAGCAAGGGGCTTTGGACCGGGCCCTAATTATTGTGTTCTCAGCTGGGTTCATCACTAATTCTGTTAATTTTAACAGCAAATGTTTAATGTTTGAGTCATTTTTTATACTAGGGgaaaagtttcaggaaaaaaaaaaaaaaaggaagggaggagattgcattttctttttaactttcttcCACTTCCCTTGCTGCAAACTCAGAGCTGAATCCTGCTGCACAGGCAGCCTGTGGTGGCAGGCAGCTTTGCTTTGATCTTAGCAAAGAGCTTCCTAGGTTAAGCCTGTGTTTTTTCACTGTAACCGTTTATCAAACAATACAATCCTTTCCAAGGGCAGCCTTTTTCTTGCGCAGTAATATGTTTATAATTATAATgcatttcctgcttctttttgATTAAACACACCTGACAAAGTAGGAAAGATGTCGATGCATAAATAAACGGGCACTCCGAGTTCATTGCTTCATCAGTCCTTTTCTTCCAAATGCCAAGGAGTTCACTGCGAGGTGAATCCTCTAGTTCAGAAGGAAACAATTGGGGAGAGCATATATGAATAGCATACAGGGTAATTTATCCCTGGCATTGTTCCTTAGCCTGACCTGAGAGCCATTAATAATTGACAGCGGCAAAAAcaatccctttttaaaaatataaacatccATACTTTTTTCCAGCTGCTTGAAAGCTCCCACACAGAAGTTAAACAGTCATATTCTCCATTGCACAAATGAGCACGAATTCCTTGGTGCAAGCTTGCACCAACAAAGGAGCTGAGACCTGCTAATTAGTGGACTGCTAATAATGTTTTCAGTGGCTATTTCTGATGAGTTTGCCCGGGGTCCAAACGAAGCACAGTGCATATGGAGAAACTGGTGTCTCAGGCTGCCGTTGCCATCGAAGTCAACAGGGCTCCTTAGCGTTTGTGCTGGAGCACCGAGGGATTGATCTGGCCTCTTCTGTTTATTGAAGTTTCCAAAATAGTAGCAGAGTAGCGAGGATCCCAACTGCTCTGTCACTCGGCAAGTCACCCGCCAGCTCCAGCTGCCAGTTGTCACTTCTCTCCCTGGGGCTCTTTGTTTGCCTGCACTTCTTTTATGTTGCAAGAACCCTTTCCGAGAAAAGCAAGGAGCAGCACATCTCGAGCAGCCCCGGGCTATTAGGTGGATGCCTCGTGGCTGCTTTAAACACAAGACATCCTCACAGCTGTTGGAGACATTTGGCTTTAGGCTGGGGGTCAGCCATGGGGTAAAATACTGGTGGAGGTGGGAAAAGGTGGCAGAATCTGGTCCACTTCATCTGGTCAGGAAGATGTCTATAAACCATCCTCCTGCATCTAAACCTCCCATGTCTAGTCCTCTGAAGTTTGTTTCTTATCAGGATGTGTCTTCTGATGCATAAGTCATGTCTCACCACCCCTCCCTAAAGCAGGCATGCTGGGACAAGGGCAAAGGCATGTCCCCTTCCTCAGGTCCCCCAGTGCCACAGCTGTAATGACATCCCCTGAGTTTTGCCCTGGTCTTGACATGTCACT contains:
- the KLHL38 gene encoding kelch-like protein 38 — its product is MEEGSTEEFLFKDQDFSSELLRQLNALRQSGMLTDVTLCSGGFEIPCHRNVLASSSPYFKAMFCNDFRESRQAKVILKGIDAEVLDQIILYVYTGEILISTENVLCLLETASMLQYAKLFEACSAYLQDKLTPDNCLSMIRLAKVLNCQNLSKKAKAMALKCFPEVASSEDLKDLCPLELIDYLGDDELCGEEEQVFETLMVWIRHDIQARQGYIQELFKKVRLQYVHPTFLFHFIANDSLVQSSPTCRSILESARRHMFSLYSTNAPDIKPMLHVPRRYSNQEFLIIIGGRKDSQQTTRDVLLYDDKTNQWLSLAKLPVRLYKASAVSLHSNIYVLGGMPVSNKKSPVSDNIYIYSLKLNQWRLAEHMLVPRYSHRSLTYKNYILSFGGIGENQEILNSVERYDSIYNTCESMANMPVAVLHPAVAAKDQRVYLFGGEDIMQNPVRLIQVYHVSRNTWFRMETRVVKNVCAPAVMIGDQIIIVGGYTRRIIAYDTKGNKFVKCADMKDRRMHHGATVIKNKLYVTGGRCLTADNVIEDLDSLDCYDPETDTWTPKGKMPHKLFDHGCLTLQCVPCSNLL